A single genomic interval of Falco naumanni isolate bFalNau1 chromosome 11, bFalNau1.pat, whole genome shotgun sequence harbors:
- the LOC121095748 gene encoding mucin-5AC-like isoform X2, with protein sequence MEGTRSALLRLAAACCLLCALPGEGQKTAEILMTPSPFPSTVLTSHQSREASEFSPVTTAIPETSLEKNFTAATLNATGAHATEMEDASIPTIPMVGTKAERLQASTTASPGNVTVTQHEHHNTSLSVNSSTEIPSSAVTASTLEENQSNHEDTEPFSTTEEMDDASSATPTLPLNSVPATNSSQLGPFDGQTVGPTEARSETRPGTSPVAATDGSTTEPRTSSAPISTVGSTSSATASSTVTVRPLVTSSTSTSTVAMPTSPSTLGQPLEPMREKASVLDVGDDENPELPSSPLDDTAKADPLVIIVISVFIVMVGILGLVGFLRYRQHNSRMEFRRLQDLPMDDMMEDTPLSLYSY encoded by the exons ATGGAGGGGACGCGGAGCGCCCTGCTCCGCCTCGCCGCcgcctgctgcctgctctgcgCCCTGCCAG GAGAGggacagaagacagcagagatCTTGATGACACCATCACCTTTTCCTAGCACAGTGCTAACCTCGCATCAGTCAAGGGAAGCCTCTGAATTCAGTCCTGTGACTACTGCCATTCCCGAGACAAGCTTGGAGAAAAACTTCACTGCTGCAACACTCAATGCCACTGGAGCCCACGCTACAGAGATGGAGGATGCTTCCATCCCTACCATCCCCATGGTAGGCACCAAGGCAGAGAGACTGCAGGCTTCCAccactgccagccctgggaATGTCACAGTTACACAGCATGAGCACCATAACACAAGCTTGTCAgtcaacagcagcactgaaatccCCTCCTCTGCTGTGACTGCCAGTACTCTGGAAGAAAATCAGTCCAACCACGAAGACACAGAGCCTTTCAGCACAACTGAAGAAATGGATGATGCTAGCAGCGCAACACCCACGCTTCCTCTGAACAGTGTGCCGG CAACTAACAGCTCTCAGCTGGGGCCTTTTGATGGGCAGACTGTGGGGCCCACAGAAGCAAGGTCTGAAACCAGGCCAGGAACGAGCCCTGTGGCTGCCACAGATGGGAGCACCACCGAGCCCAGAACCTCCTCTGCTCCCATCTCCACTGTAGGGAGCACATCTTCTGCTACCGCCTCCAGTACCGTGACAGTGAGACCCCTTGTGACCAGCTCCACGTCCACCAGCACAGTTGCCATGCCCACCAGCCCATCTACACTGGGGCAGCCATTAGAGCCCATGCGCGAGAAAGCTTCTGTGCTGGATGTTGGTGACGATGAAAATCCAG AGCTACCCAGTTCTCCTTTGGATGATACAGCAAAGGCTGATCCTTTGGTAATCATCGTGATCTCCGTCTTCATTGTCATGGTGGGCATCCTAGGCCTGGTGGGCTTCTTGAGATACCGCCAGCACAACAGCCGCATGGAGTTCCGGCGCCTGCAGGACCTGCCCATG GATGACATGATGGAGGACACCCCTCTCTCACTCTACAGCTACTAG
- the LOC121095748 gene encoding mucin-5AC-like isoform X1, whose translation MEGTRSALLRLAAACCLLCALPGEGQKTAEILMTPSPFPSTVLTSHQSREASEFSPVTTAIPETSLEKNFTAATLNATGAHATEMEDASIPTIPMVGTKAERLQASTTASPGNVTVTQHEHHNTSLSVNSSTEIPSSAVTASTLEENQSNHEDTEPFSTTEEMDDASSATPTLPLNSVPAATNSSQLGPFDGQTVGPTEARSETRPGTSPVAATDGSTTEPRTSSAPISTVGSTSSATASSTVTVRPLVTSSTSTSTVAMPTSPSTLGQPLEPMREKASVLDVGDDENPELPSSPLDDTAKADPLVIIVISVFIVMVGILGLVGFLRYRQHNSRMEFRRLQDLPMDDMMEDTPLSLYSY comes from the exons ATGGAGGGGACGCGGAGCGCCCTGCTCCGCCTCGCCGCcgcctgctgcctgctctgcgCCCTGCCAG GAGAGggacagaagacagcagagatCTTGATGACACCATCACCTTTTCCTAGCACAGTGCTAACCTCGCATCAGTCAAGGGAAGCCTCTGAATTCAGTCCTGTGACTACTGCCATTCCCGAGACAAGCTTGGAGAAAAACTTCACTGCTGCAACACTCAATGCCACTGGAGCCCACGCTACAGAGATGGAGGATGCTTCCATCCCTACCATCCCCATGGTAGGCACCAAGGCAGAGAGACTGCAGGCTTCCAccactgccagccctgggaATGTCACAGTTACACAGCATGAGCACCATAACACAAGCTTGTCAgtcaacagcagcactgaaatccCCTCCTCTGCTGTGACTGCCAGTACTCTGGAAGAAAATCAGTCCAACCACGAAGACACAGAGCCTTTCAGCACAACTGAAGAAATGGATGATGCTAGCAGCGCAACACCCACGCTTCCTCTGAACAGTGTGCCGG CAGCAACTAACAGCTCTCAGCTGGGGCCTTTTGATGGGCAGACTGTGGGGCCCACAGAAGCAAGGTCTGAAACCAGGCCAGGAACGAGCCCTGTGGCTGCCACAGATGGGAGCACCACCGAGCCCAGAACCTCCTCTGCTCCCATCTCCACTGTAGGGAGCACATCTTCTGCTACCGCCTCCAGTACCGTGACAGTGAGACCCCTTGTGACCAGCTCCACGTCCACCAGCACAGTTGCCATGCCCACCAGCCCATCTACACTGGGGCAGCCATTAGAGCCCATGCGCGAGAAAGCTTCTGTGCTGGATGTTGGTGACGATGAAAATCCAG AGCTACCCAGTTCTCCTTTGGATGATACAGCAAAGGCTGATCCTTTGGTAATCATCGTGATCTCCGTCTTCATTGTCATGGTGGGCATCCTAGGCCTGGTGGGCTTCTTGAGATACCGCCAGCACAACAGCCGCATGGAGTTCCGGCGCCTGCAGGACCTGCCCATG GATGACATGATGGAGGACACCCCTCTCTCACTCTACAGCTACTAG
- the MMACHC gene encoding cyanocobalamin reductase / alkylcobalamin dealkylase, with protein sequence MERRVAERLRGALGPSGFEAHAFKVGWYNAVLQPAFHLPYPDDTLAFVVLSTPSMFDKALKPFVNKERLKIIRDPVDQCVSHHLSRVKEKFPDQKVDVIFDYEILPSRKPKFLAQTAAHVAGAAFYYQRKDVKLDPWGKKKIYGVCIHPKYGGWFAIRGLLLFPDIQVPFLEQSDPVDCVSTEEKRIELLEQFNFHWQDGRYRDIIEVKERYSEEQKAYFATPPAERLRLLGLTQEAQRSTFH encoded by the exons ATGGAGCGGCGCGTGGCGGAGCGGCTGCGCGGCGCCCTGGGCCCCTCCGGCTTCGAGGCGCACGCCTTCAAG gttGGATGGTACAATGCTGTTCTCCAGCCAGCCTTTCATCTCCCCTACCCAGATGACACACTGGCCTTTGTGGTCCTCAGCACCCCTTCAATGTTTGACAAAGCCCTTAAACCTTTTGTGAACAAAGAACGGTTAAAAATAATCAGGGATCCTGTGGATCAGTGTGTTTCTCATCATTTATCACGTGTGAAGGAG AAATTCCCTGACCAGAAGGTGGACGTCATATTTGATTATGAGATTCTGCCAAGCCGAAAGCCCAAGTTCTTGGCGCAGACAGCTGCCCATGTTGCTGGGGCCGCATTTTACTACCAAAGGAAGGATGTGAAACTTGatccttggggaaaaaag aagatCTATGGCGTATGTATCCATCCCAAGTATGGTGGTTGGTTTGCTATCCGGGGTCTTCTCCTGTTCCCAGATATTCAGGTACCATTCCTGGAACAGTCTGACCCTGTTGACTGTGTgagcacagaggagaaaagaattGAGTTGCTGGAGCAATTCAATTTCCACTGGCAGGACGGCCGCTACAGGGACATAATTGAAGTGAAGGAAAGGTATTCGGAGGAGCAAAAAGCCTACTTTGCCACTCCTCCAGCAGAGAGGTTGAGACTGCTGGGGCTGACACAAGAAGCCCAGAGAAGCACATTTCACTGA